The sequence GCTGTTCCGTGTCGCGACGTGCGACGGTGGATGGGCCGCGTTCGGCCAGTTGGGTCGTGTCAGTCATGATCGGCTCCTCGGATTACTGGATCGCGATGGCGCGCGGCTTGGACGATTCGCGCCTGCCGACACTGATCGACAGACAGCCGTTTTCGTAGCGCGCCTGGACCTTGTCGGGATCGGCGGTGTCGGGCAGCTCGATGACACGCCTGAACGCGCCGGCAAAGCGCTCCTGCGCATACGTACGCGTCTCGCTTCCCGTGCCGGGCCGTGTCGGTTTGCGTTCGCCGCTGATGGTCAGCAAGCCCTTGTCGATCGATACGTCGAGTTCGGTGGCGTCGATGCCCGGGGCGAACGCAACGATCTCGATCGACTCGTCGGTCGCACCGATATTGATCTGAGGAAACGCGCCAAGCCGGCCAGCGCGGATGCTGGACGGGAAGCCGCCGAAGCGTTGCGCCATCTGCTGCTGCAGGCGTTCGAACTCGCTGAAGAGGTCGGTTCCGAAGTAAAGATCGCTCATGATCGTATCCTCCTTGAATGCAGCCGGGAGGCGAACGGGCCTACGCGCTCCAGTTCGCCTGCCGGACTGTCGGCAAACAAATCGAAACACGCAGCGCGCGGGATCCGGAGGCCCGCGCGTCTGCCTGAGCGAAACCTAAGATAGGCACTCTGCGAAAAATTTCAAGGTGCGCCGGCAGATTTTTGCACTTGAAATTCCGTAGCCTGAACCTATCATCGCAGCGGCTTGGAACTGCATGCGGAGGACGCCATGGAATTCGACACGGACTGGCTTACGCTGGGCAGGCATCGTATCCGGCTGCGCTCGACAAAGGGCTTTCCGACCGAGACGATGCGCACCGTGACCGAGGTCGTCAGGCTCGCGATCGACAACAACATGAGCGCGCGGGCGCGACTCGTCGAGGTCGTCTGCCGGCATGAACAGACCTACGACGTGCTGGTCGGCACGACGATGGCGGAGGACAAGGATTGTGCACCGCAACTTGAAGCCGCGGTTGCGGTTGTGCTGGGCCTGTTGCCCGACCAGATCAACATCACGGTCACCCCGGTCACGCAAAAGGAGGTGGATCTGCACTTTGGCGTGTACGAGCGGATGCTGTCGGAGAAGCTGAGTACGGCTCGGCCGCCCCGCTGACCGATCGGCCCGGCGCTCCGCCGTGCGTCCGGCACAGGTTCGCGCCTCCTGCCACGCCGGCGGGCGCGGCGCGGGGCGGGGCGGGCACGGCGGCAACGATCGCGGAATGGGAGCACCATCATGAAAGTACGTTCACGCGGGCGACTCGCCGCGGCAGCCCTGGCCGCGGGCGCCTTCCCTGCCGCGGTGGTTGCCGTGGCGCCGCTGCCGCGGGCATTGCCGGCCCAGCAGGACATCTGGATCTCCGGCACGATCCAGCGGGGCAGCGGACAATTCGCTCCGGGGGACTATACGACGATCCGGCTGGATCGCCCGGCCGCGTCACCGTGCAGCGACAAGGTCGTGACCGACATTCAGCTCGGCCGGGCCGGCAGCAC is a genomic window of Burkholderia cepacia containing:
- a CDS encoding Hsp20/alpha crystallin family protein; its protein translation is MSDLYFGTDLFSEFERLQQQMAQRFGGFPSSIRAGRLGAFPQINIGATDESIEIVAFAPGIDATELDVSIDKGLLTISGERKPTRPGTGSETRTYAQERFAGAFRRVIELPDTADPDKVQARYENGCLSISVGRRESSKPRAIAIQ